The following coding sequences are from one Venturia canescens isolate UGA chromosome 5, ASM1945775v1, whole genome shotgun sequence window:
- the raskol gene encoding disabled homolog 2-interacting protein isoform X10 codes for MRIRYVAQDTPLDECKRESDRIKSLPRNSRFARFSENGGDTSYEKACRRGSAPATPVLGARPLDVTPNRIVNFFSKRSFRSNPLKRTKSVTKLERQKQRGAGLRGCRSHESLLCGQAVTSMDLAAVTPLHPSLLGRPHCFQVTPSTGGPKYFSCRTAHERDQWLHSLRKSVQPDAEQTRRTDNSLQIWLLEAKGVPMKKRYFCEVCLDSTLYARTTAKVKTELCFWGEHFDFHHLPSVNTIQVNLYREADRKKKRDKNVLIGSVSIPVHNVTSRYLTEKWYPVVGDKGPLKEPPSLRVKCRFQSVDILPVQVYQEFLEYLKTDYASLCEKLEPVIGVKAKEDIATALVAVMQREKKAPQFLADLVMMDIHRIDDERLTFRGNSLATKAMEAYLKLTGDRYLQDTLGAVVRAAVEGGDCEVDPLKVASVAALHKQQHNLRAAVELAWSRILSSHAHFPLELRECFRIFRERLAEMGREDIADNLISASIFLRFLCPAILSPSLFNITHEYPNEKAARNLTLVAKTLQTLANFTRFQGKENFMEFMNDVLEREAPSMKNFLQLISSPLPKDAPSNNSLEFDGYIDLGKQLSLLHALLRESVAATPSSPSSPSSALPEILDRISSALDQPGPSPTPVSHRYPNIQNNIFRYNDPTIGNSNTNLSISATSTLSNHSTLNGTLRESSEVLQSNTLGHQSTRSPNVVRAATLPRNAYLPTNGKFQLQISSDDYHPLEPAAFVSRSPTPITRQHRPIGSNRSATAGYRLTSSASLANVNNCQQNMPTSPTRSESHSNLKDSNYNINQNNVTNNSMGGIQLQSSHHQLQQQQRHNNGRIVNLEVHDDNYNHNNYNVSRSGSRNHCNKEEQNANQTHQQNYNNVTKTTVNANPSIVNHSSTNLTLSINHQPNNNYNIGKSHNNPSTNTTASTTAAITTTGNGNLDEFSDLLRYADDEASESKSQKGSQISISQLSNVASSGYQSFAAYSQSSSPVDLSNNANPHILNAAPLAFANPVYHMESGHVRSGRRGSSSSEEREGGGVEGVRGVDLSPSPPPPPSIRNIQRNGQNQWRNTNASHRTNNEQTANVCCTNLRRRLSLDSTRDLSDTSEEESCATRRSKSRSHRSVDQYEVEIERLQSSVDRLRARLGTTDDTEIDGIAPDAKMKSIISRLISVEEELRREQQKMSATLSYKQRVIDAQEQQIAALDAANSRLMSSNTRLLSALSTLKQRYNAKAQPSSEASALLQNIADISELKSSSC; via the exons ACACATCGTACGAAAAGGCCTGCAGAAGGGGCAGCGCGCCCGCCACCCCGGTCCTGGGCGCGAGGCCACTCGATGTCACCCCCAACAGAATAGTC aatttcttCTCCAAGAGATCGTTCCGCTCGAACCCCCTTAAGAGAACGAAGAGCGTGACGAAGCTCGAACGACAGAAACAACGAGGCGCCGGACTTCGCGGTTGTCGATCCCACGAATCTCTACTTTGTGGTCAGGCCGTGACCTCGATGGATCTCGCAGCTGTGACGCCGCTTCATCCGAGTCTCCTCGGTAGACCTCATTGTTTTCAAGTAACCCCGAGCACAGGTGGACCAAAGTACTTTAGCTGTAGAACTGCGCACGAACGAGATCAATGGCTTCACAG CCTGAGAAAATCCGTTCAACCGGACGCCGAACAGACACGTCGAACGGACAACTCGCTGCAGATTTGGCTCCTCGAAGCCAAAGGCGTACCGATGAAGAAACGTTACTTTTGTGAGGTTTGCTTGGACAGTACTCTGTACGCTCGTACCACAGCCAAAGTGAAAACGGAACTGTGCTTCTGGGGCGAACACTTTGACTTTCATCATCTGCCCTCCGTCAATACTATTCAAGTTAATTTGTATCGCGAAGCCGATCGGAAGAAGAAACGTGACAAAAACGTATTGATCG gcTCAGTCAGCATACCGGTGCAcaacgtgacgtcacgttATCTGACGGAGAAATGGTACCCCGTCGTGGGTGACAAGGGCCCTTTGAAAGAGCCACCCTCGCTGAGGGTCAAGTGTCGATTCCAATCGGTTGACATACTGCCGGTACAAGtttatcaagaatttttggaGTACCTGAAAACCGATTATGCTTCTCTTTGCGAAAAGCTCGAACCGGTTATTGGCGTCAAAGCCAAAGAGGACATCGCCACAGCTTTGGTTGCGGTTATGCAACGTGAAAAAAAGGCTCCACAATTTTTGGCCGATTTAGTAATGATGGATATTCATAGAATAG ATGACGAGAGGCTCACGTTCCGTGGAAATTCTTTGGCTACGAAAGCGATGGAAGCCTACCTTAAGTTGACGGGTGATCGTTATCTCCAAGACACTCTGGGCGCTGTTGTCCGAGCTGCGGTAGAGGGCGGCGATTGTGAAGTCGATCCTTTGAAAGTTGCTTCGGTCGCTGCGCTCCACAAGCAACAACACAATCTTCGTGCAGCGGTTGAGCTCGCCTGGAGTCGGATACTCTCGAGCCACGCACATTTCCCCCTCGAGCTGCGAGAATGCTTTCGCATTTTTCGCGAACGTCTAGCCGAAATGGGGAGGGAAGACATTGCTGACAATCTCATATCAGCTTCAATCTTCCTCAGATTCCTTTGTCCTGCTATTCTCAGTCCGTCTCTCTTCAATATTACCCACG AATATCCGAACGAGAAAGCAGCGAGAAATCTGACCCTGGTGGCTAAGACGCTCCAAACCCTGGCGAATTTCACGCGGTTTCAGGGCAAGGAAAATTTCATGGAGTTCATGAACGATGTGCTCGAAAGGGAGGCACCGtcgatgaaaaactttttacaACTCATAAGT AGCCCATTGCCAAAAGACGCGCCATCGAACAATTCCTTGGAATTCGACGGGTACATAGATCTGGGGAAGCAGTTATCGCTTCTCCACGCGTTGTTGCGTGAAAGCGTAGCAGCAACGCCGTCTTCGCCGTCATCGCCATCCTCGGCGTTGCCAGAAATATTGGACAGAATATCATCGGCTTTGGATCAGCCGGGCCCAAGTCCGACGCCGGTGTCCCACCGTTATCCGAACATCCAAAACAACATATTCCGTTACAACGATCCAACGATCGGTAACAGCAACACGAACCTTTCGATATCAGCGACATCGACGTTGAGTAATCACAGTACGTTGAACGGTACGTTGCGCGAGAGTAGCGAGGTTCTTCAGTCGAACACACTCGGTCATCAGAGCACGAGATCACCGAACGTAGTGAGAGCAGCGACTTTGCCACGAAACGCATATTTACCGACCAACGGAAAATTCCAATTGCAAATAAGCTCCGACGATTATCACCCGTTGGAGCCAGCGGCGTTTGTCTCGCGATCACCAACCCCGATAACTCGTCAGCACAGGCCGATAGGATCGAACAGGTCTGCGACAGCTGGTTACCGTTTAACGAGTTCGGCGAGTTTGGCAAACGTGAACAATTGCCAACAGAATATGCCGACGAGTCCAACGCGTTCGGAGAGTCACAGCAATCTCAAAGACTCCAATTACAACATCAATCAAAACAACGTTACGAACAACTCGATGGGAGGAATTCAGCTGCAGTCGTCGCACCATCAACTGCAGCAGCAACAGCGCCACAACAACGGAAGAATAGTCAACCTCGAAGTACACGATGACAATTACAATCACAACAATTACAACGTGTCTCGATCGGGGAGCAGAAATCATTGTAACAAAGAGGAACAAAATGCGAATCAGACGCATCAACAGAACTACAACAACGTTACGAAAACAACGGTTAACGCCAATCCGTCGATAGTCAATCACTCGAGCACGAATCTCACACTTTCTATCAATCATCAaccaaataataattataatattggTAAAAGCCACAATAATCCATCGACGAATACGACCGCGAGCACCACGGCCGCGATCACAACTACGGGCAATGGCAATTTGGACGAGTTCTCAGATTTACTGAGATACGCCGATGACGAAGCGTCCGAGTCGAAATCACAAAAGGGATCGCAAATTTCTATCTCGCAATTGAGCAACGTTGCTTCCTCCGGTTACCAAAGCTTCGCAGCCTACAGTCAAAGCTCCAGTCCCGTCGATCTTAGCAACAACGCCAACCCTCACATTTTGAACGCCGCACCTCTGGCTTTCGCCAATCCGGTTTATCACATGGAATCAGGACACGTTAGGAGCGGACGGCGTGGCAGCAGCAGCTCCGAAGAACGAGAAGGCGGCGGAGTCGAAGGCGTTCGTGGCGTCGATCTCAGCCCTTCTCCACCTCCaccaccgagcattagaaataTTCAACGCAACGGACAAAATCAATGGAGAAATACGAATGCCTCGCATCGCACTAATAACGAACAGACCGCCAACGTTTGCTGCACCAACCTCAGGAGAAGACTGTCTCTCGACTCCACCAGAGATTTGTCCGACACCAGCGAGGAGGAAAGTTGTGCTACAAGACGGAGCAAATCTCGGAGTCACCGGAGCGTCGATCAG TACGAGGTGGAAATCGAGAGGTTGCAGAGTAGCGTTGACCGTTTACGTGCCCGTTTGGGTACGACCGACGATACCGAAATTGACGGAATAGCACCCGACGCCAAAATGAAGAGCATCATCTCCAG GTTAATCTCTGTGGAGGAGGAATTACGGAGGGAGCAACAAAAGATGTCGGCAACACTGTCGTACAAGCAGCGCGTGATCGACGCGCAGGAGCAACAAATTGCAGCATTGGACGCTGCAAATTCGCGTTTGATGTCGTCAAACACAAGACTGTTGTCCGCATTGAGCACGTTGAAGCAACGTTACAACGCAAAAGCGCAGCCGAGTAGCGAGGCTTCGGCATTACTCCAAAACATCGCGGACATCAGCGAGCTCAAGAGTTCGTCTTGTTAG
- the raskol gene encoding disabled homolog 2-interacting protein isoform X11: protein MNQSISMEGTSPGGRRLSRSFHSCLRGADNEELEADTSYEKACRRGSAPATPVLGARPLDVTPNRIVNFFSKRSFRSNPLKRTKSVTKLERQKQRGAGLRGCRSHESLLCGQAVTSMDLAAVTPLHPSLLGRPHCFQVTPSTGGPKYFSCRTAHERDQWLHSLRKSVQPDAEQTRRTDNSLQIWLLEAKGVPMKKRYFCEVCLDSTLYARTTAKVKTELCFWGEHFDFHHLPSVNTIQVNLYREADRKKKRDKNVLIGSVSIPVHNVTSRYLTEKWYPVVGDKGPLKEPPSLRVKCRFQSVDILPVQVYQEFLEYLKTDYASLCEKLEPVIGVKAKEDIATALVAVMQREKKAPQFLADLVMMDIHRIDDERLTFRGNSLATKAMEAYLKLTGDRYLQDTLGAVVRAAVEGGDCEVDPLKVASVAALHKQQHNLRAAVELAWSRILSSHAHFPLELRECFRIFRERLAEMGREDIADNLISASIFLRFLCPAILSPSLFNITHEYPNEKAARNLTLVAKTLQTLANFTRFQGKENFMEFMNDVLEREAPSMKNFLQLISSPLPKDAPSNNSLEFDGYIDLGKQLSLLHALLRESVAATPSSPSSPSSALPEILDRISSALDQPGPSPTPVSHRYPNIQNNIFRYNDPTIGNSNTNLSISATSTLSNHSTLNGTLRESSEVLQSNTLGHQSTRSPNVVRAATLPRNAYLPTNGKFQLQISSDDYHPLEPAAFVSRSPTPITRQHRPIGSNRSATAGYRLTSSASLANVNNCQQNMPTSPTRSESHSNLKDSNYNINQNNVTNNSMGGIQLQSSHHQLQQQQRHNNGRIVNLEVHDDNYNHNNYNVSRSGSRNHCNKEEQNANQTHQQNYNNVTKTTVNANPSIVNHSSTNLTLSINHQPNNNYNIGKSHNNPSTNTTASTTAAITTTGNGNLDEFSDLLRYADDEASESKSQKGSQISISQLSNVASSGYQSFAAYSQSSSPVDLSNNANPHILNAAPLAFANPVYHMESGHVRSGRRGSSSSEEREGGGVEGVRGVDLSPSPPPPPSIRNIQRNGQNQWRNTNASHRTNNEQTANVCCTNLRRRLSLDSTRDLSDTSEEESCATRRSKSRSHRSVDQYEVEIERLQSSVDRLRARLGTTDDTEIDGIAPDAKMKSIISRLISVEEELRREQQKMSATLSYKQRVIDAQEQQIAALDAANSRLMSSNTRLLSALSTLKQRYNAKAQPSSEASALLQNIADISELKSSSC from the exons ACACATCGTACGAAAAGGCCTGCAGAAGGGGCAGCGCGCCCGCCACCCCGGTCCTGGGCGCGAGGCCACTCGATGTCACCCCCAACAGAATAGTC aatttcttCTCCAAGAGATCGTTCCGCTCGAACCCCCTTAAGAGAACGAAGAGCGTGACGAAGCTCGAACGACAGAAACAACGAGGCGCCGGACTTCGCGGTTGTCGATCCCACGAATCTCTACTTTGTGGTCAGGCCGTGACCTCGATGGATCTCGCAGCTGTGACGCCGCTTCATCCGAGTCTCCTCGGTAGACCTCATTGTTTTCAAGTAACCCCGAGCACAGGTGGACCAAAGTACTTTAGCTGTAGAACTGCGCACGAACGAGATCAATGGCTTCACAG CCTGAGAAAATCCGTTCAACCGGACGCCGAACAGACACGTCGAACGGACAACTCGCTGCAGATTTGGCTCCTCGAAGCCAAAGGCGTACCGATGAAGAAACGTTACTTTTGTGAGGTTTGCTTGGACAGTACTCTGTACGCTCGTACCACAGCCAAAGTGAAAACGGAACTGTGCTTCTGGGGCGAACACTTTGACTTTCATCATCTGCCCTCCGTCAATACTATTCAAGTTAATTTGTATCGCGAAGCCGATCGGAAGAAGAAACGTGACAAAAACGTATTGATCG gcTCAGTCAGCATACCGGTGCAcaacgtgacgtcacgttATCTGACGGAGAAATGGTACCCCGTCGTGGGTGACAAGGGCCCTTTGAAAGAGCCACCCTCGCTGAGGGTCAAGTGTCGATTCCAATCGGTTGACATACTGCCGGTACAAGtttatcaagaatttttggaGTACCTGAAAACCGATTATGCTTCTCTTTGCGAAAAGCTCGAACCGGTTATTGGCGTCAAAGCCAAAGAGGACATCGCCACAGCTTTGGTTGCGGTTATGCAACGTGAAAAAAAGGCTCCACAATTTTTGGCCGATTTAGTAATGATGGATATTCATAGAATAG ATGACGAGAGGCTCACGTTCCGTGGAAATTCTTTGGCTACGAAAGCGATGGAAGCCTACCTTAAGTTGACGGGTGATCGTTATCTCCAAGACACTCTGGGCGCTGTTGTCCGAGCTGCGGTAGAGGGCGGCGATTGTGAAGTCGATCCTTTGAAAGTTGCTTCGGTCGCTGCGCTCCACAAGCAACAACACAATCTTCGTGCAGCGGTTGAGCTCGCCTGGAGTCGGATACTCTCGAGCCACGCACATTTCCCCCTCGAGCTGCGAGAATGCTTTCGCATTTTTCGCGAACGTCTAGCCGAAATGGGGAGGGAAGACATTGCTGACAATCTCATATCAGCTTCAATCTTCCTCAGATTCCTTTGTCCTGCTATTCTCAGTCCGTCTCTCTTCAATATTACCCACG AATATCCGAACGAGAAAGCAGCGAGAAATCTGACCCTGGTGGCTAAGACGCTCCAAACCCTGGCGAATTTCACGCGGTTTCAGGGCAAGGAAAATTTCATGGAGTTCATGAACGATGTGCTCGAAAGGGAGGCACCGtcgatgaaaaactttttacaACTCATAAGT AGCCCATTGCCAAAAGACGCGCCATCGAACAATTCCTTGGAATTCGACGGGTACATAGATCTGGGGAAGCAGTTATCGCTTCTCCACGCGTTGTTGCGTGAAAGCGTAGCAGCAACGCCGTCTTCGCCGTCATCGCCATCCTCGGCGTTGCCAGAAATATTGGACAGAATATCATCGGCTTTGGATCAGCCGGGCCCAAGTCCGACGCCGGTGTCCCACCGTTATCCGAACATCCAAAACAACATATTCCGTTACAACGATCCAACGATCGGTAACAGCAACACGAACCTTTCGATATCAGCGACATCGACGTTGAGTAATCACAGTACGTTGAACGGTACGTTGCGCGAGAGTAGCGAGGTTCTTCAGTCGAACACACTCGGTCATCAGAGCACGAGATCACCGAACGTAGTGAGAGCAGCGACTTTGCCACGAAACGCATATTTACCGACCAACGGAAAATTCCAATTGCAAATAAGCTCCGACGATTATCACCCGTTGGAGCCAGCGGCGTTTGTCTCGCGATCACCAACCCCGATAACTCGTCAGCACAGGCCGATAGGATCGAACAGGTCTGCGACAGCTGGTTACCGTTTAACGAGTTCGGCGAGTTTGGCAAACGTGAACAATTGCCAACAGAATATGCCGACGAGTCCAACGCGTTCGGAGAGTCACAGCAATCTCAAAGACTCCAATTACAACATCAATCAAAACAACGTTACGAACAACTCGATGGGAGGAATTCAGCTGCAGTCGTCGCACCATCAACTGCAGCAGCAACAGCGCCACAACAACGGAAGAATAGTCAACCTCGAAGTACACGATGACAATTACAATCACAACAATTACAACGTGTCTCGATCGGGGAGCAGAAATCATTGTAACAAAGAGGAACAAAATGCGAATCAGACGCATCAACAGAACTACAACAACGTTACGAAAACAACGGTTAACGCCAATCCGTCGATAGTCAATCACTCGAGCACGAATCTCACACTTTCTATCAATCATCAaccaaataataattataatattggTAAAAGCCACAATAATCCATCGACGAATACGACCGCGAGCACCACGGCCGCGATCACAACTACGGGCAATGGCAATTTGGACGAGTTCTCAGATTTACTGAGATACGCCGATGACGAAGCGTCCGAGTCGAAATCACAAAAGGGATCGCAAATTTCTATCTCGCAATTGAGCAACGTTGCTTCCTCCGGTTACCAAAGCTTCGCAGCCTACAGTCAAAGCTCCAGTCCCGTCGATCTTAGCAACAACGCCAACCCTCACATTTTGAACGCCGCACCTCTGGCTTTCGCCAATCCGGTTTATCACATGGAATCAGGACACGTTAGGAGCGGACGGCGTGGCAGCAGCAGCTCCGAAGAACGAGAAGGCGGCGGAGTCGAAGGCGTTCGTGGCGTCGATCTCAGCCCTTCTCCACCTCCaccaccgagcattagaaataTTCAACGCAACGGACAAAATCAATGGAGAAATACGAATGCCTCGCATCGCACTAATAACGAACAGACCGCCAACGTTTGCTGCACCAACCTCAGGAGAAGACTGTCTCTCGACTCCACCAGAGATTTGTCCGACACCAGCGAGGAGGAAAGTTGTGCTACAAGACGGAGCAAATCTCGGAGTCACCGGAGCGTCGATCAG TACGAGGTGGAAATCGAGAGGTTGCAGAGTAGCGTTGACCGTTTACGTGCCCGTTTGGGTACGACCGACGATACCGAAATTGACGGAATAGCACCCGACGCCAAAATGAAGAGCATCATCTCCAG GTTAATCTCTGTGGAGGAGGAATTACGGAGGGAGCAACAAAAGATGTCGGCAACACTGTCGTACAAGCAGCGCGTGATCGACGCGCAGGAGCAACAAATTGCAGCATTGGACGCTGCAAATTCGCGTTTGATGTCGTCAAACACAAGACTGTTGTCCGCATTGAGCACGTTGAAGCAACGTTACAACGCAAAAGCGCAGCCGAGTAGCGAGGCTTCGGCATTACTCCAAAACATCGCGGACATCAGCGAGCTCAAGAGTTCGTCTTGTTAG
- the raskol gene encoding disabled homolog 2-interacting protein isoform X8, whose amino-acid sequence MSTRRKMWSSIIRRKNKKNDCEYNVDEDATSSDSSVCESKSLSLPRGFPPALEKRNDDEDTSYEKACRRGSAPATPVLGARPLDVTPNRIVNFFSKRSFRSNPLKRTKSVTKLERQKQRGAGLRGCRSHESLLCGQAVTSMDLAAVTPLHPSLLGRPHCFQVTPSTGGPKYFSCRTAHERDQWLHSLRKSVQPDAEQTRRTDNSLQIWLLEAKGVPMKKRYFCEVCLDSTLYARTTAKVKTELCFWGEHFDFHHLPSVNTIQVNLYREADRKKKRDKNVLIGSVSIPVHNVTSRYLTEKWYPVVGDKGPLKEPPSLRVKCRFQSVDILPVQVYQEFLEYLKTDYASLCEKLEPVIGVKAKEDIATALVAVMQREKKAPQFLADLVMMDIHRIDDERLTFRGNSLATKAMEAYLKLTGDRYLQDTLGAVVRAAVEGGDCEVDPLKVASVAALHKQQHNLRAAVELAWSRILSSHAHFPLELRECFRIFRERLAEMGREDIADNLISASIFLRFLCPAILSPSLFNITHEYPNEKAARNLTLVAKTLQTLANFTRFQGKENFMEFMNDVLEREAPSMKNFLQLISSPLPKDAPSNNSLEFDGYIDLGKQLSLLHALLRESVAATPSSPSSPSSALPEILDRISSALDQPGPSPTPVSHRYPNIQNNIFRYNDPTIGNSNTNLSISATSTLSNHSTLNGTLRESSEVLQSNTLGHQSTRSPNVVRAATLPRNAYLPTNGKFQLQISSDDYHPLEPAAFVSRSPTPITRQHRPIGSNRSATAGYRLTSSASLANVNNCQQNMPTSPTRSESHSNLKDSNYNINQNNVTNNSMGGIQLQSSHHQLQQQQRHNNGRIVNLEVHDDNYNHNNYNVSRSGSRNHCNKEEQNANQTHQQNYNNVTKTTVNANPSIVNHSSTNLTLSINHQPNNNYNIGKSHNNPSTNTTASTTAAITTTGNGNLDEFSDLLRYADDEASESKSQKGSQISISQLSNVASSGYQSFAAYSQSSSPVDLSNNANPHILNAAPLAFANPVYHMESGHVRSGRRGSSSSEEREGGGVEGVRGVDLSPSPPPPPSIRNIQRNGQNQWRNTNASHRTNNEQTANVCCTNLRRRLSLDSTRDLSDTSEEESCATRRSKSRSHRSVDQYEVEIERLQSSVDRLRARLGTTDDTEIDGIAPDAKMKSIISRLISVEEELRREQQKMSATLSYKQRVIDAQEQQIAALDAANSRLMSSNTRLLSALSTLKQRYNAKAQPSSEASALLQNIADISELKSSSC is encoded by the exons ACACATCGTACGAAAAGGCCTGCAGAAGGGGCAGCGCGCCCGCCACCCCGGTCCTGGGCGCGAGGCCACTCGATGTCACCCCCAACAGAATAGTC aatttcttCTCCAAGAGATCGTTCCGCTCGAACCCCCTTAAGAGAACGAAGAGCGTGACGAAGCTCGAACGACAGAAACAACGAGGCGCCGGACTTCGCGGTTGTCGATCCCACGAATCTCTACTTTGTGGTCAGGCCGTGACCTCGATGGATCTCGCAGCTGTGACGCCGCTTCATCCGAGTCTCCTCGGTAGACCTCATTGTTTTCAAGTAACCCCGAGCACAGGTGGACCAAAGTACTTTAGCTGTAGAACTGCGCACGAACGAGATCAATGGCTTCACAG CCTGAGAAAATCCGTTCAACCGGACGCCGAACAGACACGTCGAACGGACAACTCGCTGCAGATTTGGCTCCTCGAAGCCAAAGGCGTACCGATGAAGAAACGTTACTTTTGTGAGGTTTGCTTGGACAGTACTCTGTACGCTCGTACCACAGCCAAAGTGAAAACGGAACTGTGCTTCTGGGGCGAACACTTTGACTTTCATCATCTGCCCTCCGTCAATACTATTCAAGTTAATTTGTATCGCGAAGCCGATCGGAAGAAGAAACGTGACAAAAACGTATTGATCG gcTCAGTCAGCATACCGGTGCAcaacgtgacgtcacgttATCTGACGGAGAAATGGTACCCCGTCGTGGGTGACAAGGGCCCTTTGAAAGAGCCACCCTCGCTGAGGGTCAAGTGTCGATTCCAATCGGTTGACATACTGCCGGTACAAGtttatcaagaatttttggaGTACCTGAAAACCGATTATGCTTCTCTTTGCGAAAAGCTCGAACCGGTTATTGGCGTCAAAGCCAAAGAGGACATCGCCACAGCTTTGGTTGCGGTTATGCAACGTGAAAAAAAGGCTCCACAATTTTTGGCCGATTTAGTAATGATGGATATTCATAGAATAG ATGACGAGAGGCTCACGTTCCGTGGAAATTCTTTGGCTACGAAAGCGATGGAAGCCTACCTTAAGTTGACGGGTGATCGTTATCTCCAAGACACTCTGGGCGCTGTTGTCCGAGCTGCGGTAGAGGGCGGCGATTGTGAAGTCGATCCTTTGAAAGTTGCTTCGGTCGCTGCGCTCCACAAGCAACAACACAATCTTCGTGCAGCGGTTGAGCTCGCCTGGAGTCGGATACTCTCGAGCCACGCACATTTCCCCCTCGAGCTGCGAGAATGCTTTCGCATTTTTCGCGAACGTCTAGCCGAAATGGGGAGGGAAGACATTGCTGACAATCTCATATCAGCTTCAATCTTCCTCAGATTCCTTTGTCCTGCTATTCTCAGTCCGTCTCTCTTCAATATTACCCACG AATATCCGAACGAGAAAGCAGCGAGAAATCTGACCCTGGTGGCTAAGACGCTCCAAACCCTGGCGAATTTCACGCGGTTTCAGGGCAAGGAAAATTTCATGGAGTTCATGAACGATGTGCTCGAAAGGGAGGCACCGtcgatgaaaaactttttacaACTCATAAGT AGCCCATTGCCAAAAGACGCGCCATCGAACAATTCCTTGGAATTCGACGGGTACATAGATCTGGGGAAGCAGTTATCGCTTCTCCACGCGTTGTTGCGTGAAAGCGTAGCAGCAACGCCGTCTTCGCCGTCATCGCCATCCTCGGCGTTGCCAGAAATATTGGACAGAATATCATCGGCTTTGGATCAGCCGGGCCCAAGTCCGACGCCGGTGTCCCACCGTTATCCGAACATCCAAAACAACATATTCCGTTACAACGATCCAACGATCGGTAACAGCAACACGAACCTTTCGATATCAGCGACATCGACGTTGAGTAATCACAGTACGTTGAACGGTACGTTGCGCGAGAGTAGCGAGGTTCTTCAGTCGAACACACTCGGTCATCAGAGCACGAGATCACCGAACGTAGTGAGAGCAGCGACTTTGCCACGAAACGCATATTTACCGACCAACGGAAAATTCCAATTGCAAATAAGCTCCGACGATTATCACCCGTTGGAGCCAGCGGCGTTTGTCTCGCGATCACCAACCCCGATAACTCGTCAGCACAGGCCGATAGGATCGAACAGGTCTGCGACAGCTGGTTACCGTTTAACGAGTTCGGCGAGTTTGGCAAACGTGAACAATTGCCAACAGAATATGCCGACGAGTCCAACGCGTTCGGAGAGTCACAGCAATCTCAAAGACTCCAATTACAACATCAATCAAAACAACGTTACGAACAACTCGATGGGAGGAATTCAGCTGCAGTCGTCGCACCATCAACTGCAGCAGCAACAGCGCCACAACAACGGAAGAATAGTCAACCTCGAAGTACACGATGACAATTACAATCACAACAATTACAACGTGTCTCGATCGGGGAGCAGAAATCATTGTAACAAAGAGGAACAAAATGCGAATCAGACGCATCAACAGAACTACAACAACGTTACGAAAACAACGGTTAACGCCAATCCGTCGATAGTCAATCACTCGAGCACGAATCTCACACTTTCTATCAATCATCAaccaaataataattataatattggTAAAAGCCACAATAATCCATCGACGAATACGACCGCGAGCACCACGGCCGCGATCACAACTACGGGCAATGGCAATTTGGACGAGTTCTCAGATTTACTGAGATACGCCGATGACGAAGCGTCCGAGTCGAAATCACAAAAGGGATCGCAAATTTCTATCTCGCAATTGAGCAACGTTGCTTCCTCCGGTTACCAAAGCTTCGCAGCCTACAGTCAAAGCTCCAGTCCCGTCGATCTTAGCAACAACGCCAACCCTCACATTTTGAACGCCGCACCTCTGGCTTTCGCCAATCCGGTTTATCACATGGAATCAGGACACGTTAGGAGCGGACGGCGTGGCAGCAGCAGCTCCGAAGAACGAGAAGGCGGCGGAGTCGAAGGCGTTCGTGGCGTCGATCTCAGCCCTTCTCCACCTCCaccaccgagcattagaaataTTCAACGCAACGGACAAAATCAATGGAGAAATACGAATGCCTCGCATCGCACTAATAACGAACAGACCGCCAACGTTTGCTGCACCAACCTCAGGAGAAGACTGTCTCTCGACTCCACCAGAGATTTGTCCGACACCAGCGAGGAGGAAAGTTGTGCTACAAGACGGAGCAAATCTCGGAGTCACCGGAGCGTCGATCAG TACGAGGTGGAAATCGAGAGGTTGCAGAGTAGCGTTGACCGTTTACGTGCCCGTTTGGGTACGACCGACGATACCGAAATTGACGGAATAGCACCCGACGCCAAAATGAAGAGCATCATCTCCAG GTTAATCTCTGTGGAGGAGGAATTACGGAGGGAGCAACAAAAGATGTCGGCAACACTGTCGTACAAGCAGCGCGTGATCGACGCGCAGGAGCAACAAATTGCAGCATTGGACGCTGCAAATTCGCGTTTGATGTCGTCAAACACAAGACTGTTGTCCGCATTGAGCACGTTGAAGCAACGTTACAACGCAAAAGCGCAGCCGAGTAGCGAGGCTTCGGCATTACTCCAAAACATCGCGGACATCAGCGAGCTCAAGAGTTCGTCTTGTTAG